A stretch of Gambusia affinis linkage group LG10, SWU_Gaff_1.0, whole genome shotgun sequence DNA encodes these proteins:
- the LOC122838255 gene encoding alanine aminotransferase 2-like — MQKLMTTLQDVNPRVRGIRLSSQSGLHGLTENITRDVIKGAPQSFKEVIDVSSGDPQRTGLKPISFVRQVLAVCLCPELLSDEHFPLDVRLRAQKLLEACDGESVGSYTASSGLPHIRQTIAEFIMKRDKGVPAYAKNIFISSGAQRALMVIVKLLSGGEGRFQTGVLIPQPCPHTLLPLLDEAGVLAVPYRLIEEENWAVDMNELERALTTSRGRCKPRALYISNPGNPTGHLQDRKSMEKVIEFVAAERLLLLIDEVYQDSVYAPNREFISYKKVLFEMDEHLRDTVEMVSFHSLSCACVAECGLRAGYMEVVNMDPGVMHFVDTLLCTDINAPVTGQLALDLMLSPPSPGDPSYNTFVHDTLLTRVTLAQNSQRALKLLNDLPGMSCRPAMGGIYLYPHLDLPAEIKEQANTLGLEADVLYCQMLLEEEDLIIGVGDDGTSGSHHLRLCILVPPDTLEEVLSRLSSFHLRLYDKKLNRIA; from the exons atgcAAAAGCTGATGACGACCCTGCAAGACGTGAATCCCAGAGTGAGAGGGATCAGACTCTCATCTCAAAGTGGGCTGCATGGTCTGACTGAGAACATCACCAGAGACGTCATCAAG GGGGCGCCACAATCGTTCAAAGAGGTGATTGACGTCAGTTCAGGTGATCCCCAGAGAACAGGACTGAAACCCATCTCATTTGTTCGCCAG GTCCTGGCGGTGTGTTTGTGCCCTGAACTGCTGAGTGATGAACATTTTCCTCTGGATGTCAGGCTAAGAGCCCAGAAGCTCCTGGAGGCTTGTGATGGTGAAAGTGTGG GCTCCTACACTGCCTCCTCTGGACTGCCTCACATCAGACAAACTATTGCCGAGTTCATCATGAAAAGAGACAAAGGTGTTCCTGCTTatgctaaaaacatttttatatcctCTGGAGCTCAGAGAGCCCTGATG gTAATAGTAAAGCTGCTGTCCGGAGGGGAAGGGCGATTTCAGACTGGCGTGTTGATCCCTCAGCCCTGTCCACACACACTGCTTCCTCTGCTAGATGAGGCCGGGGTGCTGGCCGTGCCTTACCGGCTGATAGAGGAGGAAAACTGGGCTGTCGACATGAATGAGCTGGAAAGAGCTCTAACAACCTCCAGAGGGCGCTGCAAGCCCAGAGCACTCTACATAAGCAACCCAGGAAACCCCACAG gacATTTGCAGGACAGGAAGTCCATGGAGAAAGTGATTGAGTTTGTAGCAGCTGAGAGACTCCTTCTGCTGATTGATGAG GTCTACCAAGACAGTGTTTATGCACCGAACAGAGAGTTTATTTCGTATAAGAAGGTTCTGTTTGAGATGGACGAACATCTGAGAGACACTGTGGAGATGGTCTCCTTCCACTCTTTATCCTGCGCCTGTGTAGCAGA GTGTGGCCTCAGAGCAGGATACATGGAGGTGGTCAACATGGACCCAGGAGTGATGCATTTTGTTGATACCCTGCTCTGTACTGACATCAATGCACCAGTCACAGGACAGCTTGCACTGGATCTCATGCTCAGCCCACCCAGTCCGGGTGACCCTTCATATAACACATTCGTTCAT GACACTCTCCTGACTCGAGTCACTCTGGCCCAAAATTCTCAGCGGGCTCTGAAGCTGCTGAATGATCTACCGGGAATGAGCTGCCGCCCAGCGATGGGGGGAATCTATCTCTACCCACATCTGGATCTACCAGCTGAGATCAAGGAGCAAGCCAat acgtTGGGACTGGAAGCAGATGTGTTGTACTGCCAGATGTTACTGGAGGAGGAGGATTTGATCATAGGTGTAGGAGATGATGGAACAAGTGGCAGCCATCATCTCAG ATTATGTATTCTGGTTCCGCCTGACACGTTGGAGGAGGTTTTGTCTCGCCTCTCTTCCTTCCACCTTCGCCTTTATGACAAAAAACTTAACAGAATTGCATAG